TGCTGCAGGATTTGCTGGGTTCGTTCGTGCCTTCGCTCAAGCGCACTGAATCCTGGACCGCCAACCTGATCGCCACCGCCGGTTGCGTGGCACTGTGGGGCTACCTGCTGTATCAGGGCGTGATCGATCCGCTGGGTGGCATCAACACCTTGTGGCCGCTGTTCGGCATCTCCAACCAGATGCTGGCCGGCATTGCCCTGATGCTCGCCACCGTGGTGCTGATCAAGATGAAGCGCCAGCGCTACGTCTGGGTGACCATGCTGCCAGCGGCCTGGCTGCTGATCTGCACCACCACGGCGGGCCTGATCAAGCTGTTCGACGCCAACCCGGCGATCGGCTTTCTGGCCCTGGCCCGCAAATACAACGAGGCCCTGGCCGCGGGGCAAGTCCTGGCGCCGGCCAAGAACATCGACCAGATGCAGCACGTGGTGCTCAACGCCTACACCAACGCGACGCTGACGGCGCTGTTCCTGTTCGTGGTCTTAAGCATCCTGTTCTACGCGCTCAAGGTCGGCATCGCCGCCTGGGGCACAAAAGAACGCACGGATAAAGAAGCGCCATTCCAGGCCCTGCCGGACGCTTGAAGCGAGGATTGCAACGATGTTCAATGACTTGAGTCGCCTGGGTAAATACCTCGGTCAGGCCGCCCGCCTGATGGTCGGCATGCCCGACTACGACAACTACGTCGAGCACATGCAAACCAAACACCCGGACAAACCGCTGATGGACTACGAGGCGTTCTTTCGCGAACGCCAGGAGGCCCGTTACGGTGGCAAGGGTGGGCCCAAGTGCTGTTGAAGCACCGCTTGGGTTGAGGTAACCCTCTTGTGGGAGCGAGCTTGCTCGCGATAGCGGTGGGTCAGTTAGTGATGATGTTGGCTGACCCGGCGCTATCGCGAGCAAGCTCGCTCCCACAGTTGTTTTTGGGTGATCTCAGGATTTGCATACACCACAGTTGTTTTGGGGGGGCTCTCAGGATTTGCATACACCACAGTTGTTTTGGGGGCTCTCAGGATTTGCATACACCACAGATCCCCTGTGGGAGCGAGCTTGCTCGCGATAGCGGAGTGTCAGTTAGTAATGATGTTGGCTGACCCGGCGCTATCGCGAGCAAGCTCGCTCCCACAAGGAGTGTGTGGTCTTCTTTTAATTTTGAAACAGGAGAACCCTGTTGTCCTCTCCCATCCCGGTTACCATCCTCAGCGGCTTCCTCGGCGCCGGAAAGACCACGCTGTTGCGCCATCTGCTCAAGGCCGAGCACGGCCTGAAAATCGCCGTGATCGAGAACGAATTCAGCGATGCCGGCATTGACACCCAACTGCTGGGCGACGAGCCGGTGCAAGTCATGACCCTGGCCAACGGTTGCGTGTGCTGCACCATCCACACCGACCTGACCAAGGCCCTGTACCTGTTGCTCGAGCGGCTGGACAGCGGCGAGATCGCCTTCGACCGCCTGGTGATCGAATGCACCGGCCTGGCTGATCCGGCCCCGGTGGCGCAGACGTTCTTCATCGACGAGGACCTGCGCGAGCGCTACATCCTCGATGGCATTCTGACCCTGGTGGACGCCGCGCACGCCGAGACCCACCTGACCCAAGCCATCGCCCAGGCCCAGGTTGGGTTTGCCGACCGCTTGCTCCTGAGCAAGACCGATTTGGTGGAGGCCGTTCATGTCCAGGCCCTGAGCGAGCGCCTGACGCGTATCAACCGGCGGGCGCCGATCAGGGTGGTCGAGCACGGCCAGATCGACCTGGCCGAACTGCTCGACATCCGTGGTTTCAATCTCAATGCCGACCTGGGCGCTGGGTTCAGCCTGCGGCCGGTGAGCAAGGTAACCACCGCCGACCGCATCAGCAGTCTGGTCCTGCGCACCGATCAGCCGCTGGATATCGACAGGCTCAGCGAGTTCATGAACCAATTGCTGGAGGAGCATGGTAAGCAATTGCTGCGCTACAAGGGCGTGTTGAACATCGCGGGCGAACCCCGTCGGCTGGTGTTCCAGGGGGTGCTCAAGCTGTACGGTTTCGATTGGGACACCGAGTGGGCCCCAGAAGAACACCGCGAAAGCGTGATTGTGTTCATTGCCGACGAGTTGCCCGAAGAGAAGATTCGTGCAGGCTTCGACGCTGTCCTCCTGCGATGAATCGCCCTGGGGCAAGGGATAGATCCCCTCACCACATTCTCTGTGATTCGTTATTCCCGGCATTCAGAGCAGGCTGAGAATAAACATCACCTTTGACCGTTCTTCTGTCTCGGCAAGATAGAGATAAGGTGAGCCTCGTAGCCTTAATCCTCCTACAGGTTTTTTATGATCTGTCATGAGCGAGATGGGGGTGTGACTGGAAGTGATTTTTTCTCGTGTAATGAGGTTGTTCTGAGGATCGGCAAGGGTGAAAAGCGTCGGGTTCCTAGTGTTCTGATCTCTTGCGCCAAGCACTTCGAACCAATGTTTGCCCAACTGTTTGTTGTAGTGTTCGCCGCTATTTTTCAGGGTCAGGATATAGCCGTCGGCGGTATAGCCAAAGTGCAGCCGCAACGGCTCGCTGCGTACGTCATGCCCGTCAGGGCGCATGCCCAGCAGATCCGAGTGGTCGTGGGTCTGCGGCCTGCCAGTAAAGAACCCCCCGCTGAATGAACTGATGGTCGCCATCGCAGGTTTGCCATGCAGACTTTCCAGTAGATTGACGTGAGTCTTGAACATGCCGAGTGTTGCATAAAAAGATTGTTCACGGTCCATGTGAATATGAGTCCTGTCTTGAATGATTAAGTTTGGGGTGGCGCGAACGGGATCTTATTAACTTACTAATGGTGCGTGGGGTTTTCTATATTGCAGGACATTAAGTACTGGCTTGCCTGGGTTATTTGATTTTGCTTTTACAAGACCCATAAAAAAGGCCCGCATCTTTCGATGCGGGCCTTTCAGCGACGCTGGTGAGCGGATTAAGCGCCGTAGACCGGCAGCTTCTTGCAGATGGCCTTGACCTTCTCACGTACGGCGTCGATGACCGCTTCGTTGTTCAGGTCCGCCAGGATGTCGCAGATCCAGCCGGCCAGTTCCTTGCACTCGGCTTCCTTGAAACCGCGAGTGGTCACCGCAGGGGTGCCGAAGCGCAGGCCCGAGGTCACGAACGGAGAGCGCGGGTCGTTTGGCACCGAGTTCTTGTTGACGGTGATGAACGCCTTGCCCAACGCCGCGTCGGCGTCTTTGCCGGAGATCTCTTGCTTGATCAGCGAGAGCAGGAACAGGTGGTTTTCAGTACCGCCGGACACCACGTCGAAACCGCGCTCGATGAACACGCCGGCCATGGCCTTGGCATTCTTCACCACTTGTTGCTGGTAGGTCTTGAACTCAGGTTGCAGCGCTTCCTTGAAGCAGATCGCCTTGGCGGCGATCACGTGTTCCAGCGGGCCACCTTGGGCGCCCGGGAAGACGGCGGAGTTCAGCTTCTTCTCGATGTCAGCGTTGGCGCGAGCCAGGATCAGGCCGCCACGTGGACCGCGCAGGGTCTTGTGCGTGGTGGTGGTGACCACGTCGGCGAATGGCACCGGGTTCGGGTAGACGCCAGCGGCGACCAGGCCGGCAACGTGGGCCATGTCGACGAACAGGTAGGCACCGACCTTGTCGGCGATCTCGCGGAAACGCGGGAAGTCGAGGACTTGCGAGTAGGCGGAGAAACCGGCCACGATCATTTTCGGCTTGTGCTCGAGGGCCAGGCGCTCGACTTCGTCGTAGTCGATCAGGCCGTTGCCGTCGATGCCGTACTGGACGGCGTTGTACAGCTTGCCGGAGGAGGAAACGCTGGCGCCGTGGGTCAGGTGGCCGCCGTGGGCCAGGCTCATACCCAGGATGGTGTCACCGGCCGACAGCAGCGCCAGGTACACAGCGGCGTTGGCTTGGGAGCCTGCGTGTGGCTGGACGTTGGCATAGTCGGCACCGAACAGTTGCTTGGCGCGGTCGATGGCCAGTTGCTCGACCACGTCGACGTACTCGCAACCACCGTAGTAACGCTTGCCCGGGTAGCCTTCGGCGTACTTGTTGGTCAGTACCGAGCCTTGAGCTTCCATCACCGCGGGGCTGGTGTAGTTTTCCGAAGCGATCAGCTCAATGTGCTCTTCCTGGCGCTGAGCTTCTTGCTCCATGGCGGCAAAGAGATCGGCGTCGTACTTGGCAATAGTCAAATCACGGCTGAACATGGCGGTCCTCAAGGATCGGGGCAGAAAAGGGGGGCATTCTACCTCAACCGGTTTTGGAAGGCATATGAAAGGGCGTCATGTCGCGGACGAATGGGTTTCACCTATGAGGAGGGTCGCCCATGCCGGCCTCATCGCGGGCAAGCCTTGCTCCCACGCAAGCCTGCATTCCCCAGTGGGAGCAAGGCTTGCCCGCGAGAGGCCGGCCCAGAGGGTACAAGGCTTTAGTCGAGCATGAACAACGCATCATTGCTGAACTGCGCTTCAAACCGGGTGGCCGGCATCGGCCGGCCGAACAGGTAGCCCTGGACTTCGTCGCAACCGTGTTCGCG
The sequence above is drawn from the Pseudomonas sp. St316 genome and encodes:
- a CDS encoding YbdD/YjiX family protein; the encoded protein is MFNDLSRLGKYLGQAARLMVGMPDYDNYVEHMQTKHPDKPLMDYEAFFRERQEARYGGKGGPKCC
- the glyA gene encoding serine hydroxymethyltransferase, encoding MFSRDLTIAKYDADLFAAMEQEAQRQEEHIELIASENYTSPAVMEAQGSVLTNKYAEGYPGKRYYGGCEYVDVVEQLAIDRAKQLFGADYANVQPHAGSQANAAVYLALLSAGDTILGMSLAHGGHLTHGASVSSSGKLYNAVQYGIDGNGLIDYDEVERLALEHKPKMIVAGFSAYSQVLDFPRFREIADKVGAYLFVDMAHVAGLVAAGVYPNPVPFADVVTTTTHKTLRGPRGGLILARANADIEKKLNSAVFPGAQGGPLEHVIAAKAICFKEALQPEFKTYQQQVVKNAKAMAGVFIERGFDVVSGGTENHLFLLSLIKQEISGKDADAALGKAFITVNKNSVPNDPRSPFVTSGLRFGTPAVTTRGFKEAECKELAGWICDILADLNNEAVIDAVREKVKAICKKLPVYGA
- the yjiA gene encoding GTPase — protein: MSSPIPVTILSGFLGAGKTTLLRHLLKAEHGLKIAVIENEFSDAGIDTQLLGDEPVQVMTLANGCVCCTIHTDLTKALYLLLERLDSGEIAFDRLVIECTGLADPAPVAQTFFIDEDLRERYILDGILTLVDAAHAETHLTQAIAQAQVGFADRLLLSKTDLVEAVHVQALSERLTRINRRAPIRVVEHGQIDLAELLDIRGFNLNADLGAGFSLRPVSKVTTADRISSLVLRTDQPLDIDRLSEFMNQLLEEHGKQLLRYKGVLNIAGEPRRLVFQGVLKLYGFDWDTEWAPEEHRESVIVFIADELPEEKIRAGFDAVLLR